A window of the Bdellovibrio sp. ZAP7 genome harbors these coding sequences:
- a CDS encoding acyl-CoA thioesterase yields the protein MDLELRKSSARTRVFKTVFPGETNHYNTLYGGLALNWMDEVAFIAATRFSRQRYVTVSSDRVNFNVPIPAGTIVELDAYVSRIGKSSLEVTVDTYCEDMYSDKRTKSMTGVFTLVAIDENRNSTPIRFPEI from the coding sequence ATGGATCTTGAACTTCGAAAGAGTTCAGCGCGCACGCGCGTTTTTAAAACTGTCTTTCCTGGAGAGACAAATCATTACAACACACTATACGGTGGCTTAGCTTTGAATTGGATGGATGAAGTTGCATTCATTGCGGCAACCCGTTTTTCCAGACAACGGTATGTCACTGTGAGCAGTGACCGAGTGAACTTTAATGTTCCGATTCCGGCAGGAACAATTGTTGAGCTTGACGCATATGTCAGTAGAATAGGTAAGAGCAGTCTGGAAGTAACGGTCGACACTTATTGTGAGGATATGTACAGCGATAAGCGTACCAAATCGATGACCGGCGTGTTTACTTTGGTGGCCATCGACGAGAATCGCAATTCGACACCGATTAGATTTCCGGAGATTTAG
- a CDS encoding AAA family ATPase: MKKMTKIVLTGAPSSGKSSALDAIAGLKLENIVLVPESAVVLLKGGFPAPSHDDL, encoded by the coding sequence ATGAAGAAAATGACTAAAATTGTACTGACTGGTGCTCCATCTTCTGGAAAAAGTTCTGCGCTGGATGCCATAGCCGGTCTCAAACTTGAGAACATAGTTTTGGTTCCGGAAAGCGCAGTCGTTTTGTTAAAGGGTGGATTTCCGGCGCCTTCCCATGATGATCTGTAG
- a CDS encoding chemotaxis protein CheW, with protein sequence MSEQYLTLSVNKQTYGLPISTIREINRISEITSVPDSPAHVVGVMNLRGRVIPVVDLRMRLRSPAVDITKETCTVVVETSNKHIGIIVDSVSSVIVLDEKNIDREPIAQEGPKYVIGVGNTEDGMILLLDIDKCLQQDINQAGYIDNIAA encoded by the coding sequence TGAACAATATTTGACACTTTCAGTAAATAAGCAGACCTATGGTCTGCCTATTTCCACAATTCGTGAAATAAACAGAATCAGCGAAATCACTTCGGTGCCTGACTCACCAGCGCATGTCGTCGGCGTGATGAATTTACGAGGACGCGTTATCCCCGTGGTTGACCTTCGCATGCGCTTACGCTCTCCAGCAGTCGACATCACCAAGGAAACTTGCACGGTCGTGGTGGAAACGAGCAATAAGCACATTGGAATTATTGTCGATTCGGTAAGCTCCGTCATAGTTCTAGACGAAAAAAATATCGATCGTGAACCTATAGCACAGGAAGGTCCTAAGTACGTCATCGGTGTAGGTAATACTGAGGACGGAATGATTCTTCTGCTAGATATCGACAAATGTCTTCAGCAAGATATAAATCAAGCTGGATATATCGACAACATAGCTGCTTAA